TTGCCGAGTTTCAAGCATCCAGAAAGATTAAGATTTTCAACAGACTTCAATTTATTGACGGTGCTTGGAAGACAAACAAGTTTTCTGCAGTTGCTTACATTCAATGACACAAGGCCAGTCAGCTGTTCAATTGAAACAGGCAGTTCCTCAATGGCAGTCTCATCGAGACAAAGCACCAACAAACGTTCCATATTTCCAACAAACTCGGGAATCTTCTTAACTTTTGAGCAGTTAGAAAGAATTAATGTTTCAAGAGATTCCATTTCAATTCTACTTGGCAGACTCTCGAGACTTTTGCAGTCTTTAAGATTCAGGACAATAAGCTTTTTGAGAAATCCAAGGGATTGATGGATTCTTACCAAATGAGAACATCCTTCAAGATCTAAAGTCTCAAGATTCTGAACACCTGCGAGGTCGGGGCTCTCCACAATTTTTTTAGAATGGCAGAGTTTGATGAACTTCAACTTGTCAAAATTCTGCTcataaaatcaaaacagtgagccACCACACAGAACAGACAATTTGCTTCATAGAGATAAACAAGTAGACTATAACTAATAGCCATACCTTTGTTCCCTTCCATAGCTTTTTAATGTTGCTGTGGCACAAGTTAAGTTCAATAAGTTCATGTGCTTTAAATTTTTTTGGGAGAGATCTTAAGGGACACCCAGTCCATTCGAGGAGTCTCAAGGAATTAGAAAGGCAAGTGAGGCCTTTGGGAAGGTCCACATTACGAATATGGAGAAGACTAAGTTGAGACAACTTTGAAAAGGCTTCTGGCTTCCAATGAGCCACTTGTAATTTTGTCAACTCCATTACCATGCCTTGGATTGAATCTGTTCCCGGATAATGAAAAACAAGAATAATAACTTAAGTGCAGAATACAAAGAATACCAAGACCTAAGCAGATTACAAGCAAATctgccttgtttttttttttctacagaATAATTGAAGTGCAGAACACAAATAATAATATGCTCATTTTTTTCATTATCAAATTCTCACCTTGTTTCTCTCCAGCACATTGTTGATGTCTTCATGAGACCATAATCTACTACGTTTGCCTGGCTCTTGAGGAGACTGTTCACGAACAATTTCCCAGCCCAATTCTTGTAGCAAATCATGCATCCACAGTTCGTTGTTGGAGATAGTTATGACAGATCTATCAGCAAGAACACTCAAACCAATGACAGGGTTTAGCTGGCAATAGTTTAGTATTTGTGTCACACGATCCTTATCCTTCCCCTTGTAAAAGCAAGCGATATGTAGGAATATTTCTCTGTCTTTTTCATCCAGTCCATCAAAACTAATCCGAAGCACGTCAATAATGCGTTTATCTGGTGTGTTCTTTAGCCTATCTATTGCACTTTCCCATTCATCAGGGCTTCTACCAAATAGAAAAGAACCTAAAACCACGAGAGCCAACGGAAGCCCCTTAGCATACCCTATAATATCGTAGCACAGATGCAAATAATCTTTTGGTGGGGGAAGTTTCTTAAAAgccttcaaactcaaaagttgaAGTGCTTCATCACAGTTTAAGCCGTTAGCCTTGTACGTAGCATCAACATCATGTGCCTTTAACAACTGAACATCTGTGGTGGTTATGATAATTCTAGTCCCTGGACCAAACCACTTGTGACTTCCAGCCAATTTCTCTAATTGTGTCAACTGATCCACATCATCAATCACAACAAGCACCTTTTTTCTACACAACCGCCTTTGTATCATAGCAGCTCCTGTGTATTCATCctctatatttttaatttttgccaTCAGGATTCTGGAAAGAAGTTTTTCTTGTAGAGAAACTATTCCATTGTTTTTAGACATTTCTCTAACATTGGAAAGAAAGCAGGATCGGTCAAAATCCTGACAAATTTGATCATGGATAGCTCGAGCAAGTGTTGTCTTACCTATGCCCCGCATGCCATGGATCCCTATAAAACGCACCCCACGAAGCTGTGGACGTATGTAATTGCTTAATAAATCATCAATGCGGGAACCCATTCCTATGAAGCCCTTGTCAACACTTGAAGATATATACACGGACTTCTTGAGTATATGATTAACAATTTCCTCAATTAGGTTTGTTGGATTTCTGAgaaaattttgataaaattgtGAGTTAGAAACTTAAGCGGCAAAAACAATATTAGCATTTGGCAAGATTAAGTAAATGCAAGATGGTAATCCAGTGAGTCTCTCAAATTGACTGGATGTTCATTGCTCTCCATTCGTATCCATCCCTCaatcagaaaaatcaaaaccaatttaaataataaagaataGTTCATTTTCAAAAGAAGAGATTATCCTGCTCTCAAAAGGATGGAATTGAATGTCTATATCTACTTTAGCAAGGAAACACATTAAGGTATGACTAGTATGGAGGAAGGAGACTTACCGATAATTGTTGAAATCCCAGCCAGAAAGATTGGCGACCTGTGTCAAAGCAGCTCTCCACGCATTTAGACTGTCCTCATTATTCTGCCCATAAACTTCTTCATGTTCCCTTACTTGCACATCTTCTTGGCGCTTGCTTTTGAGCTCAAAACTTCCCCTTTGGTGCCGCACAACAGAAGGAACCACGCCGTAGAAGACGGGGAGGACTTGTTGGCCCATTTCATTCATGCATTGAATAATCTTGAcgagttcatccaagcaccatgaCGAACAAGCATATCTGGGTGAGAGAATGACAATCGCAGATCGAGACTCCTCAATTGCAGCTAAAAGTTCAGGCCGTATGGATTTTCCTTTCTCAAGCTCTCGGTCATCCATAAAGGTGTGAATTCCTCTCTGATTCAGTGCAGCATACAGAAGACCGGTAAAACCCCCACGGGTATCTTCCCCCCTGAAACTTAGAAACACATCGTATTTCCATTGACGACAAGAAGAGGTTGACGCCATCGATCTCCTAATCGGAATTTCAGAATCAGAGTCGCCTGTTGTGTTGTTGACGGAAATACTCTGTTTATATCATAGCTTTGGTGATGCAGGTTGTAGTAATTGTACTCTTTTTTTTCTCATTATCGGATTCCACCTACGAGGCTACGATAAGAATTTGTGTTGATCCTTGGTCAGAGATGAGCTTTGACTGTCAGTTCTGGTTCATTTCCAAGTCTATTGGGTAAGATTTCCAATGACTTGTGAGATCAAGTCATCAAGTTAGATACTTGTAAATAGGGGCATAGGGTGTACTAGTATTTAGGGTGAGGTTAATGTGGATGTTAGAGATCAACGTCTTCTAGATTAAAAGATTCTCAGATTTTAATGTGGATGCAGGTGTGATTCATATTGAGTCCAGTTGCAAGACATGAGCACATGCAAGGcttaattttgttgttttgcttcATTCATTCAACAAGGTTTTAGGTAGCAATAGAACCGCATTGCCTTCTGTTCCGCTTTTACATTTATGCTTCTGACATGTAGCTGACAAATAGCTGACATTTTCTCCAATACCTACCTATATATAAGTTCATAACAAGAAAAGTAATGCTACACTAAATAGTGGGCGGTCCTGAAAGTGACTGAAGAGTGGTACCATCATTGTGAGAGAGCTGCTGTATGCGGGCAGTTGTGTCTAAGAGTTTCTTGGGTTGCATTTGCAACAACTCCCTCCCACAAGCCCTCTATAATAGACATTCAGTTGCTACCATTTTAAATTAATGGCCAGGTTTAGTATAGCTTCTACCAGCCGTATGGCCCGTTGCTTCTCCTGCTGCTTCAATCTACTTGCAATGGATTCAGGATCAAGCCCTTGTGTAATTTGTACTTCGCTTTGCTCAGCCCGAACCTCTTGTAGCAGTGCATCAACCTCTCTTACAAAGTCTACCCTCAGTAGAGCGTCATCTACTTCAAGCGGTGGCCGAAGAGGTCCCTCATGCTGATGGAGAAAAAGGATTATCaaataagaaaacaataaaCACTGTCAGTAAGAatgataaaaataataacagataataataaaaattacaGAAATTTGTTGACAACATCATCAATCTGAGAATCGTAAAATTTTATGTGGCATGATTAGAAACGCCACATGCGAGATTGTTCACTTGCAATCTGAAGTGTAAACTGTTTGTCCATTAGTTTTCTGCCAAAATTTTCTAATAAGTAATACCAAATTCAGTATTGTCTCATTCCTTTCCCTTCCCTAGAAAGAATGATATCATGAATTTGACATTTGGACGCACCATGTAAAGATAGATAAGACTTAATCAACTGATGTTCTTTAGATCTGCTTAAAAAACCAACAAAATGCAACCCCCACCATTTTGATATAGATATAAGAATAACCCAAGAAAATTACCTTTACGAGCTAGGATTTCGTAACGATTCAATACTGAAACCCAAGGGCAGAAATTCAAAGCTGTATAAAAGTAGTGATCTGAAACCAACTTGATTATAAGCCTGGAATCAGCAAAATTACAGCATACCTTATCAATGTCAAATCCTTCTGGAACTAAAATGCTAAATGGATCCTCGCGTGGAAATGTATCAATCATGCGCTTTTTACATTCCTTCTGCCACCCTTCATCATcaaaaccatcatgcatattTAAAAGATCATTGAGAAGTCGCATGGCAGGTGAGGCCTCCTGTTTCAAAATCTCAGCCTGAAATGTTGCTAAATATTAGAAAGGGTATAAAGGCTAATCTAAATTGATTCTGCAAGATGTTCAGGCTGAAACTAACTATTAAATATGTAATCACAACAGCTTAAACTTCCAACTGCTGGTTCCAAATTGGTGAAATCATTATGTGCAAGGTTAGAACTAGGAACAGAGCAACTCATACCTCAATCCTTCTGTATAGCAAGTCAAGACTTCTAATAACATCCTTTTCATCCTGTCAGAATGTCACCAATGGCCAAAATCATTATTCCGGAGAGAAAGAGTACTGGCTAATTGACTTCTAATATCAGAATCCTACAGATCTCCAACTAAGCAAAGATTGCTAGTTTATTGACTTATAGCTAGGTTATAAAAGAAGCAAATTCTTTCAAAGCCCTTTCAAGTACCTTTGTAAAAGGAAAATATAGAATTCAGTTGACCAAAGTTCTTATCATTGCATATTCCTGATACTTAAGAATATAGTATCACATATGCTACCAAAGATAAACGTTGCTATGACCTGTGTCTTAACATTAGATTCATTAAGTGGGGAAACTTAAAGCCATCTCACCACCAACTTACATCCCGTCGAGCGAGGTCAAGGCGATTCCATATGACCATCAAAACAAGTTCAGTCAGTTCCCCTTTCTCACCAGCTTCCTCAATTTTCTGCATACATATAATAAACATCAATGAACTCAGACTCACAAGGAACTGAAGATGGTATGTCCTCATAAAGACTAAGCCAGTAGCCAATTACTGCACACTGGATTCCTGAGTTACCTCTTCCACTTCTTCAGCCGCTCTAATAAAGCTGGAAATCAATTTCCGAGCTTTCCGAACATCTTCTTCTGGATAATCCTTCAATCTCATGCCAATCTCACGGTACTCTTCAATCTTTCTCTCCTCCTCTTCGTCCTCCTCTTGACGTCTTCGATGAAACTCCTTAGTTTTCTCCCTTTGTTGTGATTGCCATTCCTGATTCAGAAAAAAAACTTTACTTCCAGTCCCAGCTTCCAAAAGTAGAATTAATTTCTGTGGATGGCAATTCACTTACATCATCGTAGTACTCTTTCGGAAGACCTTCTAATAGTGGCTCTTCCTTTTTCATGCTCCTCCTCAAGACTGCCATTACAGGACCCAGAAAGCATACTTCAGGAAAAATCAAACGAATTCTAAAACCAAGAGATATTGAGTACTAAAACGTTATAAGGTATATGTACCTGTGCCAGGTGCATATGTGGGTCTTAAAGGCGAGAACCAAAGACTTGGATAGGTTGAAGACGATGGAAAAAGTGAAAATGGAATTGATGTGCTAGTAAGCGGGAACACCCTCGCCTCCATTTCTGTTGTGTTGTATCACTCAGGCTAGAGTTTATATGAAAATACACATAAACTTTAGCTACTTATTCGCTTTACCATATCTACAAAcaagaaaagaagcaaaagtgTTGTTAAACTAAACACTAGATAATGCCAGCCACATCACTTAAACTACACAAACTGAAGAAAAGAAACTACTAGTAAACTAGTAATCGACTGACCAACAAACCACATAAGCATCAATCAAGACAGAACCCCAAACATGTTCGACATCAAAACAGAACTTGCAACTAAGTTGGGCTATTGgtttcaaattgaaaatcaagtcCCAGACCAGAAGCAACAGTAAAGCTTGGACCTTTACCATAACAAACAAATCAAGACGCAAACTTTGAAAGTAATTGGAGGAAGCAAAAAGGGTACCTTCAATTCTACCAAGTTTCTGAGAGACTCAGAGTCTGAGaccgctgctgctgctgctgctcacAGAAGAGGAAACGGAAAGGATAAAAAGGACCTTCTTGAATGTAAATTTCAAACAAGTGGAAGGACAATTTCGGTACTTTGGAAAATTTCACTAACTCTTCCGCGCCTTGTTTGTTAAACCCTCAAAAGCTCACATCTTTAATCGGTTCTTCTTCTCTTGTTGTTCATCAGCTGAATCTCTTTCAGTCTCTGATCCCATATTATATTGTAAgtttgtgtttaaattattgttcaattttgttattttgggtTTTGTATTGGGTACAAATTGGGGtttattttagggtttatcTGGGGTTTAGCTGGGTTGAATTATTAGTTAACCAAAGTGGAATGTAGGTGTTTTTCAATCTCTGATTAGTttgtttgcttgattttctgggtttagtGGATTCCTTGTCCATTGCTCTCTACATTTGCTTTTCTGTTAATGAATTCCTTATTCAGATCCCTAtataagaaaagaagagaaaagaaagaaagagtatAGGGTGTTTTTAAATGAAAGTATTGCATTAAATGTGGCTAAGTGGAGGGGCAGGGCTGATTTGGGGTGTTACCAAGGGAGTTTAATCTAAGAAGGGCTTCAAGAGGTTAGGTTGTAAAAGAGGAGAATGTTAAGGTTTTGGTTTGAAGGATTGTTTGAATTAGGGTATTCTGGGATGGGTTTCATGTAAAGTTTTGGTCTTGATTTCAGAATGTTTATGATGTTGGAGGTGCTTTTGAAGTCTATATCTTatcttctgaaaaaaaaaaaaaaacgaaaagaaaaaacctTTCAGCCACAGAGCATTGAGTTTAATTTGACTGTTTCTCCAGCTTCACCTTCTTTACTCCCAAATAGTGAAAGCATTGCAATAGACATAAGTTACATAGTATGTGAAGATAGGCTATGTAATTGCTGATTGCGTATTGACAGTTGTTTACTTTGTTCCCCTAACTCttcttgtaaaaaaaaaatatatgtcaaTTTTTTAACGGTTCATCAACATCTTATCTGGTGCAGTGTCAAGCACAGCACACTTAATGAGCCTCTTATCCAATACAATACAATTCAATAAGGTGCACTCTGCAGTATTATGTAGAATACTGTCC
This portion of the Rosa chinensis cultivar Old Blush chromosome 1, RchiOBHm-V2, whole genome shotgun sequence genome encodes:
- the LOC112189206 gene encoding protein PALE CRESS, chloroplastic isoform X1; this encodes MEARVFPLTSTSIPFSLFPSSSTYPSLWFSPLRPTYAPGTVCFLGPVMAVLRRSMKKEEPLLEGLPKEYYDDEWQSQQREKTKEFHRRRQEEDEEEERKIEEYREIGMRLKDYPEEDVRKARKLISSFIRAAEEVEEKIEEAGEKGELTELVLMVIWNRLDLARRDDEKDVIRSLDLLYRRIEAEILKQEASPAMRLLNDLLNMHDGFDDEGWQKECKKRMIDTFPREDPFSILVPEGFDIDKHEGPLRPPLEVDDALLRVDFVREVDALLQEVRAEQSEVQITQGLDPESIASRLKQQEKQRAIRLVEAILNLAINLKW
- the LOC112189206 gene encoding protein PALE CRESS, chloroplastic isoform X3, producing MEARVFPLTSTSIPFSLFPSSSTYPSLWFSPLRPTYAPGTVLRRSMKKEEPLLEGLPKEYYDDEWQSQQREKTKEFHRRRQEEDEEEERKIEEYREIGMRLKDYPEEDVRKARKLISSFIRAAEEVEEKIEEAGEKGELTELVLMVIWNRLDLARRDDEKDVIRSLDLLYRRIEAEILKQEASPAMRLLNDLLNMHDGFDDEGWQKECKKRMIDTFPREDPFSILVPEGFDIDKHEGPLRPPLEVDDALLRVDFVREVDALLQEVRAEQSEVQITQGLDPESIASRLKQQEKQRAIRLVEAILNLAINLKW
- the LOC112189206 gene encoding protein PALE CRESS, chloroplastic isoform X2; this encodes MEARVFPLTSTSIPFSLFPSSSTYPSLWFSPLRPTYAPGTVCFLGPVMAVLRRSMKKEEPLLEGLPKEYYDDEWQSQQREKTKEFHRRRQEEDEEEERKIEEYREIGMRLKDYPEEDVRKARKLISSFIRAAEEVEEKIEEAGEKGELTELVLMVIWNRLDLARRDDVIRSLDLLYRRIEAEILKQEASPAMRLLNDLLNMHDGFDDEGWQKECKKRMIDTFPREDPFSILVPEGFDIDKHEGPLRPPLEVDDALLRVDFVREVDALLQEVRAEQSEVQITQGLDPESIASRLKQQEKQRAIRLVEAILNLAINLKW
- the LOC121051025 gene encoding disease resistance protein RPV1-like, with product MASTSSCRQWKYDVFLSFRGEDTRGGFTGLLYAALNQRGIHTFMDDRELEKGKSIRPELLAAIEESRSAIVILSPRYACSSWCLDELVKIIQCMNEMGQQVLPVFYGVVPSVVRHQRGSFELKSKRQEDVQVREHEEVYGQNNEDSLNAWRAALTQVANLSGWDFNNYRNPTNLIEEIVNHILKKSVYISSSVDKGFIGMGSRIDDLLSNYIRPQLRGVRFIGIHGMRGIGKTTLARAIHDQICQDFDRSCFLSNVREMSKNNGIVSLQEKLLSRILMAKIKNIEDEYTGAAMIQRRLCRKKVLVVIDDVDQLTQLEKLAGSHKWFGPGTRIIITTTDVQLLKAHDVDATYKANGLNCDEALQLLSLKAFKKLPPPKDYLHLCYDIIGYAKGLPLALVVLGSFLFGRSPDEWESAIDRLKNTPDKRIIDVLRISFDGLDEKDREIFLHIACFYKGKDKDRVTQILNYCQLNPVIGLSVLADRSVITISNNELWMHDLLQELGWEIVREQSPQEPGKRSRLWSHEDINNVLERNKIQSKAW